Proteins encoded by one window of Castor canadensis chromosome 2, mCasCan1.hap1v2, whole genome shotgun sequence:
- the Pierce2 gene encoding piercer of microtubule wall 2 protein isoform X1, translating into MTDHDWDKKSTSASNSDTEMKPEQQPPCVNPGNPVFSCMLDPKILRTTTSLSKPQMIMYKTNSSHYGEFLPRPQFLPCNYTPKEQEFSNYIRATGLYQNNSLNTAPDRTRTLDFPNFQHTL; encoded by the exons ATGACGGACCACGATTGG GATAAGAAAAGTACTTCAGCTTCAAATTCAGACACAGAAATGAAACCTGAACAACAGCCTCCTTGTGTGAACCCTGGTAATCCTGTGTTTTCCTGTATGTTGGACCCAAAGATACTCCGTACAACTACCTCACTATCAAAACCTCAGATGATTATGTACAAAACCAACTCAAGTCATTATGGTGAATTTTTACCCAGGCCACAGTTTCTTCCCTGCAATTATACTCCAAAGGAGCAAGAATTTTCAAACTACATCAGAGCAACTGGACTGTATCAAAATAATAGTCTAAATACTGCCCCTGACAGAACCAGAACCCTGGATTTTCCTAATTTTCAGCATACTCTATGA
- the Pierce2 gene encoding piercer of microtubule wall 2 protein isoform X2 produces MDKKSTSASNSDTEMKPEQQPPCVNPGNPVFSCMLDPKILRTTTSLSKPQMIMYKTNSSHYGEFLPRPQFLPCNYTPKEQEFSNYIRATGLYQNNSLNTAPDRTRTLDFPNFQHTL; encoded by the exons ATG GATAAGAAAAGTACTTCAGCTTCAAATTCAGACACAGAAATGAAACCTGAACAACAGCCTCCTTGTGTGAACCCTGGTAATCCTGTGTTTTCCTGTATGTTGGACCCAAAGATACTCCGTACAACTACCTCACTATCAAAACCTCAGATGATTATGTACAAAACCAACTCAAGTCATTATGGTGAATTTTTACCCAGGCCACAGTTTCTTCCCTGCAATTATACTCCAAAGGAGCAAGAATTTTCAAACTACATCAGAGCAACTGGACTGTATCAAAATAATAGTCTAAATACTGCCCCTGACAGAACCAGAACCCTGGATTTTCCTAATTTTCAGCATACTCTATGA